The proteins below come from a single Dasypus novemcinctus isolate mDasNov1 chromosome 22, mDasNov1.1.hap2, whole genome shotgun sequence genomic window:
- the LOC101420165 gene encoding popy Class I histocompatibility antigen, A-1 alpha chain-like isoform X2, translating into MAPGTLLLLLSGALALTQTRAGSHSLRYFKTALSRPERNDSHFIAVGYVDDTQIVRFDSDAESPRLEPLAPWVEHERPEYWKRETTKCNAYAPQLRMELSNLRGAYNESAAGSHTYQILSGCDMAPNGSLLRGYEQHAYDGADYIALTEDLRSWTAADKAAQITWQKWEEPGVAETRRAYLEGECLKDLQRHLQSGKETLLRTDPPKTHMTRQPIPDLGVTLRCWALGFYPAEITLTWQRDGEDQSQDMEFVETRPAGDGTFQKWAAVVVPSGEEERYTCHVQHEGLPEPLTLRWEQPFQSLILIVGIVAALVILVVSVVAGVLIWRWRSA; encoded by the exons ATGGCTCCGGGGAccctcctcctgctgctctcGGGGGCCCTGGCCCTGACCCAGACCCGGGCGG GCTCGCACTCCCTCAGGTATTTCAAAACCGCCTTGTCCCGGCCGGAGCGCAACGATTCCCACTTCATCGCCGTGGGCTACGTGGACGACACGCAGATCGTGCGGTTCGACAGCGACGCGGAGAGTCCGCGGTTGGAGCCGCTGGCGCCGTGGGTCGAGCATGAGAGGCCCGAGTATTGGAAGCGGGAGACGACAAAATGCAATGCGTACGCGCCGCAGTTACGGATGGAACTGAGCAACCTGCGCGGCGCCTACAACGAGAGCGCGGCCG GGTCTCACACCTACCAGATTTTATCTGGATGCGATATGGCACCCAACGGGAGCCTCCTCCGCGGGTATGAACAACACGCCTACGACGGCGCCGACTACATCGCCCTCACCGAGGACCTGCGCTCCTGGACGGCGGCGGACAAGGCGGCTCAGATCACCTGGCAAAAGTGGGAGGAGCCCGGGGTTGCAGAGACACGCAGAGCGTACCTGGAGGGTGAATGCTTGAAGGACCTGCAGAGACACCTGCAGAGCGGAAAGGAGACGCTGCTGCGCACAG ACCCCCCAAAGACACACATGACCCGCCAACCCATCCCTGACCTTGGGGTCACCCtgaggtgctgggccctgggcttctACCCCGCGGAGATCACGCTGACCTGGCAGCGGGACGGGGAGGACCAGTCCCAGGACATGGAGTTTGTGGAGACCAGGCCTGCGGGGGACGGAACCTTCCAGAAGTGGGCGGCTGTGGTGGTGCcttctggggaggaagagagatacaCGTGCCACGTGCAGCACGAGGGGCTGCCCGAGCCCCTCACCCTGAGATGGG AGCAGCCTTTCCAGTCCCTCATCCTCATCGTGGGAATCGTGGCTGCCCTGGTCATCCTTGTAGTGTCCGTGGTGGCTGGAGTTCTGATCTGGAGGTGGAGATCAG CATGA
- the LOC101420165 gene encoding HLA class I histocompatibility antigen, alpha chain G-like isoform X1: MAPGTLLLLLSGALALTQTRAGSHSLRYFKTALSRPERNDSHFIAVGYVDDTQIVRFDSDAESPRLEPLAPWVEHERPEYWKRETTKCNAYAPQLRMELSNLRGAYNESAAGSHTYQILSGCDMAPNGSLLRGYEQHAYDGADYIALTEDLRSWTAADKAAQITWQKWEEPGVAETRRAYLEGECLKDLQRHLQSGKETLLRTDPPKTHMTRQPIPDLGVTLRCWALGFYPAEITLTWQRDGEDQSQDMEFVETRPAGDGTFQKWAAVVVPSGEEERYTCHVQHEGLPEPLTLRWAFPVPHPHRGNRGCPGHPCSVRGGWSSDLEVEISMIKLPLGGQRDSRAIHALYVTSRFPSFGCEDFPSSPGIGVSAFLLCTGEWGGSTPLPPRPPN; the protein is encoded by the exons ATGGCTCCGGGGAccctcctcctgctgctctcGGGGGCCCTGGCCCTGACCCAGACCCGGGCGG GCTCGCACTCCCTCAGGTATTTCAAAACCGCCTTGTCCCGGCCGGAGCGCAACGATTCCCACTTCATCGCCGTGGGCTACGTGGACGACACGCAGATCGTGCGGTTCGACAGCGACGCGGAGAGTCCGCGGTTGGAGCCGCTGGCGCCGTGGGTCGAGCATGAGAGGCCCGAGTATTGGAAGCGGGAGACGACAAAATGCAATGCGTACGCGCCGCAGTTACGGATGGAACTGAGCAACCTGCGCGGCGCCTACAACGAGAGCGCGGCCG GGTCTCACACCTACCAGATTTTATCTGGATGCGATATGGCACCCAACGGGAGCCTCCTCCGCGGGTATGAACAACACGCCTACGACGGCGCCGACTACATCGCCCTCACCGAGGACCTGCGCTCCTGGACGGCGGCGGACAAGGCGGCTCAGATCACCTGGCAAAAGTGGGAGGAGCCCGGGGTTGCAGAGACACGCAGAGCGTACCTGGAGGGTGAATGCTTGAAGGACCTGCAGAGACACCTGCAGAGCGGAAAGGAGACGCTGCTGCGCACAG ACCCCCCAAAGACACACATGACCCGCCAACCCATCCCTGACCTTGGGGTCACCCtgaggtgctgggccctgggcttctACCCCGCGGAGATCACGCTGACCTGGCAGCGGGACGGGGAGGACCAGTCCCAGGACATGGAGTTTGTGGAGACCAGGCCTGCGGGGGACGGAACCTTCCAGAAGTGGGCGGCTGTGGTGGTGCcttctggggaggaagagagatacaCGTGCCACGTGCAGCACGAGGGGCTGCCCGAGCCCCTCACCCTGAGATGGG CCTTTCCAGTCCCTCATCCTCATCGTGGGAATCGTGGCTGCCCTGGTCATCCTTGTAGTGTCCGTGGTGGCTGGAGTTCTGATCTGGAGGTGGAGATCAG CATGATAAAGCTGCCTCTTGGGGGACAGAGAGATTCCAGAGCTATTCACGCCCTTTATGTGACTTCAAGATTCCCTTCCTTTGGATGTGAAGACTTTCCTTCCTCACCTGGCATCGGTGTATCTGCATTCCTGTTGTGTACTGGAGAATGGGGAGGTAGCACACCCCTGCCCCCACGTCCCCCAAACTGA